A region of Sphingomonas sp. DNA encodes the following proteins:
- the murA gene encoding UDP-N-acetylglucosamine 1-carboxyvinyltransferase yields the protein MDRIIIRGGRPLSGRIAISGAKNAALTLMPCALLTDEPLTLRNLPRLADVDGFGHLLNQLGVTTTIEGARGGEFGRVMTLRASKIASTVAPYDIVRKMRASILVLGPLLARAGEATVSLPGGCAIGNRPIDLHLKALQALGAEIELAAGYVKATAPKGGLTGGTISFPTVSVGATENALMAAVLAKGTSVIENAAREPEITDLAQCLIAMGAEIEGLRSDTLTVHGKERLHGATYAVMPDRIEAGSYACAAMITGGSLELVGAREDSMHAILAGLKDAGAGIEMLRDGIRVSANGATRPLSLSTAPFPAFPTDMQAQFMAMLALADGTSLLTETIFENRYMHVPELNRMGADIEVRGRSAVVRGVGSLVGAPVMATDLRASMSLVLAGLAAKGETQVNRIYHLDRGYERLEEKLQAVGADIERAGGD from the coding sequence ATGGACAGGATCATCATTCGGGGCGGACGCCCTCTTTCCGGCCGCATCGCGATCTCCGGCGCCAAGAACGCCGCGCTGACGCTGATGCCCTGCGCGCTGCTGACGGACGAACCGCTGACGCTGCGGAACCTGCCGCGGCTCGCCGATGTCGACGGCTTCGGCCATCTGCTGAACCAGCTCGGCGTCACCACGACGATCGAGGGCGCGCGCGGCGGCGAGTTCGGCCGGGTGATGACCTTGCGCGCATCGAAGATCGCCTCGACCGTCGCGCCCTACGACATCGTGCGCAAGATGCGTGCCTCGATCCTGGTGCTGGGGCCGCTGCTCGCCCGCGCCGGCGAGGCGACGGTGTCATTGCCCGGCGGCTGCGCGATCGGCAACCGGCCGATCGACCTGCACCTGAAGGCGCTCCAGGCGCTGGGCGCGGAGATCGAGCTTGCCGCCGGCTATGTGAAGGCGACCGCGCCGAAGGGTGGGTTGACCGGCGGCACGATCAGCTTCCCGACCGTGTCGGTCGGTGCCACCGAGAATGCACTGATGGCGGCGGTGCTCGCCAAGGGCACGAGCGTGATCGAGAATGCCGCGCGCGAGCCGGAGATCACCGATCTCGCCCAGTGCCTGATCGCGATGGGCGCCGAGATCGAGGGGCTGAGGAGCGACACGCTCACCGTGCATGGCAAGGAGCGGCTGCATGGCGCCACCTATGCGGTGATGCCGGACCGGATCGAGGCGGGCTCCTATGCCTGCGCGGCGATGATCACTGGCGGATCTCTGGAGCTGGTCGGCGCGCGCGAGGATTCGATGCATGCCATCCTGGCCGGGCTCAAGGATGCCGGCGCCGGGATCGAGATGCTGCGCGACGGCATCCGCGTCTCAGCGAACGGCGCCACCAGGCCGCTGTCGCTTTCCACCGCGCCCTTCCCCGCCTTCCCCACCGACATGCAGGCGCAGTTCATGGCGATGCTGGCGCTCGCCGACGGCACCAGCCTGCTGACGGAGACGATCTTCGAGAATCGCTACATGCACGTGCCGGAACTCAACCGGATGGGCGCCGATATCGAGGTGCGCGGCCGATCGGCGGTCGTGCGCGGAGTCGGCTCCCTGGTCGGCGCGCCGGTGATGGCGACCGACCTGCGCGCCTCGATGAGCCTGGTCCTGGCCGGCCTCGCCGCGAAGGGCGAGACCCAGGTCAACCGCATCTACCATCTCGACCGCGGCTACGAGCGGCTGGAGGAGAAGCTCCAGGCGGTCGGTGCCGATATCGAGCGCGCCGGCGGCGACTGA
- a CDS encoding phasin family protein: MAEPKAAAPIVESVPASAPAPEAPVAETAEAPKAETPAPVAKPAEAVAAVKPVRRKPAPKAAARARKAKRAAPAVARKTKKIVKPARAGVKQQIQGVKKMATKTQTPFAGTEQFTAAFGDVNARAKDAFEKGAKIAEEIADLTRGNVEALVASSKVAAKGVETLSQDAAEYGRKSFEDASAALKSFAEVKSATDFFKLQSDYARSAFDAAVAESARVSEAFIKIAGDAAEPITSRYTVAAERVKTLAA; encoded by the coding sequence ATGGCCGAGCCGAAAGCCGCCGCACCGATCGTCGAATCCGTCCCGGCCAGCGCGCCGGCGCCGGAAGCCCCGGTCGCGGAGACGGCCGAAGCGCCCAAGGCCGAGACGCCGGCCCCTGTCGCCAAACCCGCTGAAGCGGTGGCGGCGGTGAAGCCGGTCCGGCGCAAGCCCGCCCCGAAAGCGGCGGCGCGGGCGAGGAAAGCGAAGCGGGCCGCTCCGGCGGTCGCGCGGAAGACGAAGAAGATCGTGAAGCCGGCACGGGCCGGCGTGAAGCAACAGATTCAAGGAGTGAAGAAAATGGCCACCAAGACCCAGACGCCGTTCGCCGGCACCGAGCAGTTCACCGCCGCTTTCGGCGACGTCAATGCGCGCGCCAAGGACGCGTTCGAGAAGGGTGCGAAGATCGCCGAGGAAATCGCCGACCTGACCCGCGGCAATGTCGAGGCGCTCGTCGCCTCCTCGAAGGTCGCCGCCAAGGGCGTCGAGACGCTGAGCCAGGACGCCGCCGAATATGGCCGCAAGAGCTTCGAGGACGCTTCGGCGGCCCTGAAGAGCTTCGCGGAAGTGAAGTCGGCCACCGACTTCTTCAAGCTGCAGAGCGATTATGCCCGCAGCGCCTTCGACGCCGCGGTCGCCGAGAGCGCCCGTGTCAGCGAAGCGTTCATCAAGATCGCCGGCGACGCCGCCGAGCCGATCACCAGCCGCTACACCGTCGCGGCCGAGCGCGTGAAGACCCTCGCCGCGTAA
- a CDS encoding type VI secretion protein ImpB has protein sequence MSPIDSLARKPLRCLFIDFNSYFAAVEQHDEPALRDRPVIVAPLASEHSGAIAVSYEARDAGIRRGTPVREARLLCPGLAVRVARHDRYVIVHNLLMDEIKRHLPVTRIYSIDECACRLSRDEAAPEAAIAKAREIKAGIAANVGAALRCSIGLAPTPLLAKLAAELHKPDGLTVLEARALPDALVDLPLSAIPGIGPGVARRLEKAGVADFMGLWALPPKHARAIWGSVVGERFAYALHGHDLPDEPQGAKAMIGHSRVLSAEHRRPERARIVARALLLRAASRLRHYGLYAGHIALALRARPEGGAARDRAIPATQNSWALLKALDRLWAEALADLPAGSRARLATVSVSLHSLSQAAPMADLFTPPAAREAELRQTRLWTEIDALNRRYESQAVALASQRGLGLDYLGVKIAFSRVPEAAEFLF, from the coding sequence ATGTCACCAATCGATTCGCTTGCCCGCAAGCCGCTGCGCTGCCTGTTCATCGACTTCAACAGCTATTTCGCGGCGGTCGAGCAGCATGACGAGCCGGCGTTGAGGGACAGGCCCGTGATCGTCGCGCCGCTCGCGTCCGAGCATAGCGGCGCGATCGCGGTGAGCTACGAAGCGCGCGACGCCGGCATCCGTCGCGGCACGCCGGTGCGCGAGGCGCGGCTGCTCTGCCCCGGCCTCGCCGTGCGCGTCGCCCGGCACGATCGTTATGTCATAGTCCACAATCTGCTGATGGATGAGATTAAGCGGCACCTGCCGGTCACGCGGATCTATTCGATCGACGAATGCGCCTGCCGGCTGAGCCGGGACGAGGCGGCGCCCGAGGCGGCGATCGCCAAGGCGCGCGAGATCAAGGCGGGGATCGCCGCCAATGTGGGCGCCGCCTTGCGCTGCTCGATCGGACTCGCGCCGACGCCCCTGCTCGCCAAGCTCGCCGCCGAATTGCACAAGCCGGACGGGCTGACCGTGCTGGAGGCGCGGGCGCTGCCGGACGCGCTCGTGGATCTGCCGCTGTCCGCGATCCCCGGCATCGGGCCCGGCGTCGCCCGGCGGCTGGAAAAAGCGGGGGTGGCGGACTTCATGGGCCTGTGGGCGCTGCCGCCCAAACATGCCCGGGCGATCTGGGGCTCGGTGGTCGGCGAGCGCTTCGCTTACGCCCTGCACGGCCACGATCTTCCCGACGAACCGCAAGGCGCCAAGGCGATGATCGGCCACAGCCGCGTGCTTTCGGCCGAGCACCGGCGCCCCGAACGGGCGCGGATCGTCGCGCGGGCCCTGCTGCTGCGCGCCGCCAGCCGGCTGCGTCATTACGGGCTCTATGCGGGCCACATCGCGCTGGCGCTGCGTGCGCGGCCGGAAGGGGGCGCCGCGCGCGACCGGGCGATCCCGGCGACCCAGAACAGCTGGGCTCTGTTGAAGGCGCTCGATCGTCTCTGGGCCGAGGCGCTGGCCGATCTGCCGGCGGGCAGCCGCGCGCGTCTCGCCACCGTCTCGGTCAGCCTGCACAGCCTTTCCCAGGCAGCGCCGATGGCCGATCTGTTCACCCCGCCCGCCGCGCGCGAGGCGGAGCTGCGCCAAACCCGCTTGTGGACCGAGATCGATGCCCTCAACCGACGCTACGAAAGTCAGGCGGTCGCGCTCGCCTCGCAGCGCGGGCTCGGCCTCGACTATCTCGGCGTCAAGATCGCCTTCAGCCGTGTCCCCGAGGCGGCCGAGTTCCTGTTCTGA
- a CDS encoding NUDIX domain-containing protein codes for MSDLPPAMPAATLVLMRERQNGPPELLMTERTGRMAFAAGALVFPGGRIDPEDEIIGRAFPALPDAAARIAAIRETIEETGIAPAIHPAPPLVLREAMTTGADFAALLDRHGLTLELNALTPFARWCPNFHETRRFDTLFYLAEAPAGAPTPLVAEAEAVRAFWASAADILAELDAHRAHAIFPTRRNLERLARFASIEEARADAARHPVTCITPWVEERAGRMFVCIPEGIGYPVTAEPLETARRR; via the coding sequence ATGAGCGACCTTCCGCCGGCAATGCCCGCCGCCACGTTGGTGCTGATGCGCGAACGGCAGAATGGGCCGCCCGAACTCCTGATGACCGAGCGGACCGGCCGGATGGCCTTCGCCGCTGGTGCGCTCGTCTTCCCCGGCGGGCGGATCGACCCGGAGGACGAGATCATCGGCCGCGCCTTCCCCGCCTTGCCCGACGCCGCCGCCCGGATCGCCGCGATCCGCGAGACGATCGAGGAGACCGGTATCGCCCCGGCGATACACCCCGCTCCGCCCCTCGTGTTGCGCGAGGCCATGACGACGGGCGCGGATTTCGCGGCGCTGCTCGACCGTCACGGCCTGACTCTCGAGCTCAACGCACTCACGCCCTTCGCCCGCTGGTGCCCCAATTTCCACGAGACGCGCCGCTTCGACACGCTCTTCTATCTCGCCGAAGCCCCCGCCGGCGCCCCCACCCCGCTGGTCGCCGAGGCCGAGGCAGTGCGCGCTTTCTGGGCGAGCGCCGCCGACATCCTCGCCGAGCTTGATGCCCACCGCGCCCACGCCATCTTCCCGACCCGACGCAACCTGGAGCGGCTCGCCCGCTTCGCCTCGATCGAGGAGGCGCGCGCCGATGCCGCCCGTCATCCCGTGACCTGCATCACCCCTTGGGTCGAGGAACGGGCCGGCCGCATGTTCGTCTGCATTCCCGAAGGCATCGGCTATCCGGTGACGGCCGAGCCGCTGGAGACCGCGCGGCGGCGATAG
- a CDS encoding Crp/Fnr family transcriptional regulator: MALGGSCLADRFAQHVRLSAAEQAALDRLEDQERPFRRGSVIIREHESVRELFIVRSGWLHSSAVLGNGSRQIMRFHFQGDLLGLPLLAFPASPETVTAATDVTLCPFGRERLAGLIDAHPRLAALLLAFAVAGRVTLADRLASIGRTPARARVAALICEVYMRLRELGAPKGGPISLPLTQEDIGDATGLTAVHVNRMMRGLAEDQVIARANGRILVLDETRLCAEAHFLDRTTIETSWLPPAR, translated from the coding sequence ATGGCTTTGGGGGGTAGTTGTCTCGCGGATCGATTTGCGCAGCATGTGCGCCTCTCCGCCGCCGAACAGGCCGCACTCGATCGGCTGGAAGACCAGGAACGACCATTTCGGCGCGGGTCCGTAATCATTCGCGAGCACGAGTCCGTCCGCGAACTGTTCATCGTGAGATCGGGCTGGCTGCATTCGAGCGCGGTTCTTGGCAATGGCAGCCGCCAGATCATGCGCTTCCATTTTCAGGGCGATCTTCTGGGGCTGCCGCTGCTGGCCTTTCCGGCTTCGCCCGAAACGGTGACGGCGGCGACGGACGTGACGCTCTGCCCCTTCGGCCGGGAAAGGCTGGCGGGCCTGATCGACGCGCATCCCCGGCTCGCGGCGCTGCTGCTCGCTTTCGCGGTGGCGGGGCGCGTGACGCTCGCGGACCGGCTGGCCTCGATCGGCCGGACCCCGGCGCGGGCGCGCGTCGCCGCGCTGATCTGCGAGGTCTATATGCGCCTGCGCGAGCTCGGCGCGCCCAAGGGCGGGCCGATCAGCCTGCCGCTCACGCAGGAGGATATCGGCGACGCGACGGGGCTGACCGCCGTTCACGTCAACCGCATGATGCGCGGCCTTGCCGAGGATCAGGTGATCGCGCGTGCGAACGGCCGCATTCTCGTGCTCGATGAGACGCGGCTCTGTGCCGAGGCGCATTTCCTCGATCGCACGACCATCGAAACGAGCTGGCTGCCGCCGGCGCGTTAG
- the phaC gene encoding class I poly(R)-hydroxyalkanoic acid synthase: MADNRKTPETPPFAAPSLEDIQHWTFVTGRAQQMMMEHLVRQMGDAAARIPADADKAVETAAHWPGAHLFGDPAKVMQQQAEMWNEGLAIWQRALGHAMSGAPETAEISRKADQDRRFAAPEWRDNPLFDTIRQTYMLISDRLLGAVETLEGVDPKTREKIRFNTRAFVDAMAPSNFALTNPQVLEKAMATKGESLLRGLDHMLKDLGRGQLTHTDPAAFEVGRNIATTPGKVVHQTRLYQLIQYAPVTREVHETPLIIFPPWINRFYILDLNAKKSFIRWAVEQGLSVFVVSWKSADASLADVTMDDYVLAQAEAIDLVREGLGVESVHTIGYCVAGTTLAATLALLAARGEADKVASTTFFTAQVDFSEAGDLKLFVGDEQLELIRQLSAETGYMDGRYMAATFNLLRGRDLIWSYVTSNYLLGEDYPQFDLLYWNGDTTNLPAKWHQAYLTDLYRDNRLVQPGALTIDGTPIDLRKVKTPTYVQAGREDHIAPPQSVWKITHHFAGPLRFVLAGSGHIAGVVNPPEAGKYQYWTNEGKAETLDEFVAGATETRGSWWPDWIGWIEGISDEKVLAAGVREPGKGRLKAIEDAPGSYVKAR; encoded by the coding sequence ATGGCCGACAATCGCAAGACGCCCGAAACGCCGCCCTTCGCCGCGCCCAGCCTGGAGGACATCCAGCACTGGACCTTCGTGACGGGCCGGGCGCAGCAGATGATGATGGAGCATCTCGTCCGGCAGATGGGCGATGCGGCGGCCAGGATACCGGCCGATGCGGACAAGGCGGTGGAAACCGCGGCGCACTGGCCGGGCGCGCACCTGTTCGGCGATCCCGCGAAGGTGATGCAACAGCAGGCCGAGATGTGGAACGAGGGCCTGGCGATCTGGCAACGGGCGCTGGGCCACGCGATGAGCGGCGCGCCGGAGACCGCCGAAATCTCGCGCAAGGCGGATCAGGACCGGCGCTTCGCCGCGCCCGAATGGCGCGACAACCCGCTCTTCGACACGATCCGGCAGACCTATATGCTCATTTCCGACCGGCTGCTCGGCGCGGTCGAGACGCTGGAAGGCGTGGACCCGAAGACGCGCGAGAAGATCCGCTTCAACACCCGCGCATTCGTCGATGCGATGGCGCCCTCCAATTTCGCGCTGACCAATCCGCAGGTCCTCGAAAAGGCGATGGCGACGAAGGGCGAAAGCCTGCTCAGAGGTCTCGATCACATGCTGAAGGATCTCGGCCGGGGCCAGCTCACCCATACCGATCCCGCTGCTTTCGAGGTCGGGCGCAACATCGCGACGACGCCGGGCAAGGTCGTCCACCAGACCCGGCTCTACCAGCTCATCCAATACGCCCCAGTAACGCGCGAGGTGCATGAAACGCCGCTCATCATCTTCCCGCCCTGGATCAACCGCTTCTACATCCTCGATCTCAATGCCAAGAAAAGCTTCATCCGCTGGGCGGTCGAACAGGGTCTGAGCGTGTTCGTCGTTTCCTGGAAATCGGCGGACGCGAGCCTCGCCGACGTGACGATGGACGATTATGTCCTCGCCCAGGCCGAGGCGATCGACCTGGTGCGCGAAGGACTGGGCGTCGAGAGCGTTCACACGATCGGCTATTGCGTCGCCGGCACCACGCTCGCCGCCACGCTGGCCTTGCTCGCGGCGCGGGGCGAGGCGGACAAGGTCGCCAGTACGACCTTCTTCACCGCCCAGGTGGATTTCTCCGAAGCCGGCGATCTCAAGCTCTTCGTCGGCGACGAGCAGCTGGAGCTGATCCGCCAGCTATCGGCCGAGACGGGCTACATGGACGGCCGCTACATGGCCGCGACCTTCAACCTGTTGCGCGGGCGCGACCTGATCTGGAGCTACGTCACCAGCAATTACCTGCTGGGCGAGGATTATCCGCAGTTCGACCTGCTCTACTGGAACGGCGACACGACCAACCTGCCGGCGAAATGGCATCAGGCCTATCTGACCGATCTCTACCGCGACAACCGGCTGGTGCAGCCTGGCGCGCTGACCATCGACGGCACGCCAATCGACCTCAGAAAGGTGAAGACGCCAACCTACGTCCAGGCCGGTCGCGAGGACCATATCGCGCCGCCGCAGAGCGTGTGGAAGATCACCCACCATTTCGCCGGGCCGCTGCGCTTCGTGCTGGCCGGCTCCGGCCATATCGCCGGCGTGGTCAACCCACCCGAGGCCGGCAAATACCAATATTGGACCAATGAGGGGAAGGCGGAGACGCTGGACGAATTCGTCGCCGGCGCGACCGAGACCAGGGGAAGCTGGTGGCCCGACTGGATCGGCTGGATCGAGGGCATATCGGACGAGAAGGTGCTCGCCGCCGGCGTGCGCGAACCCGGCAAGGGACGGCTGAAGGCGATCGAGGACGCTCCGGGCAGCTATGTGAAGGCGCGGTAG
- the recJ gene encoding single-stranded-DNA-specific exonuclease RecJ, which produces MPASPIHVCGVERSILGQPWRWRGAATEDVDFRPDDLIDQLLLARGVARDELERHRVPTLRGFMPDPAIFRDMEKAAARIADAVEAGEAVTVFGDYDVDGATSAALLVRLLRQLGLAASAYIPDRLMEGYGPSGEALVRIAEGGARLIVTVDCGAQAFEALAMAKATGVDVIVVDHHKCAATLPDGFAIVNPNRLDETDEAAAHGHLAAVGVAFLLGAALLRALRGRDYFASRAEPKLIELLDLVALGTVADVAQLRGLNRAFVTQGLKVMAGRRNAGLAALADAARLARAPECRDLGFALGPRINAGGRVGKSDLGVRLLTTDDPAEAQAIAAELDRFNEERRAIEAAVTEAAETLSATQGNRAVALVAAPGWHPGVIGIVAGRLKERLGRPAIVIALGEDGLGKGSGRSIFGVDLGAAVLAAKDSGLLVAGGGHPMAAGLTVADDKVDAFADFLDDRLAADVARAREDRALLLDALLAPGGVSPDLCDALEAGGPYGAGWPGPRVAAGPVAIVKADVVGANHLRVIAAGDDGRRIKAIAFRMADSPLGEALLGAPPHRRFWLAGRMKKDEYNGRVSAELHLEDAAWADA; this is translated from the coding sequence ATGCCGGCTTCTCCCATCCATGTCTGCGGCGTCGAGCGCTCGATCCTCGGCCAGCCCTGGCGCTGGCGCGGGGCGGCGACGGAGGATGTGGACTTCCGACCCGATGACCTGATCGACCAATTGCTGCTCGCCCGCGGCGTGGCGCGCGACGAGTTGGAGCGGCATCGCGTACCCACCCTGCGCGGCTTCATGCCCGATCCCGCCATCTTCCGCGACATGGAGAAGGCCGCCGCCCGCATCGCCGATGCGGTGGAAGCGGGCGAGGCGGTGACGGTGTTCGGCGATTATGACGTGGACGGCGCCACTTCGGCGGCTTTGCTCGTCCGGTTGCTCCGACAGCTCGGCCTTGCAGCATCGGCCTATATCCCGGACCGGCTGATGGAGGGCTATGGCCCGTCGGGCGAGGCTTTGGTGCGGATTGCCGAGGGCGGCGCGCGGCTGATCGTCACCGTCGATTGCGGCGCCCAGGCATTCGAAGCGCTGGCCATGGCGAAGGCGACGGGCGTCGATGTGATCGTGGTCGATCACCACAAATGCGCCGCGACGCTCCCGGACGGCTTCGCCATCGTCAATCCGAACCGGCTGGACGAAACGGACGAGGCCGCCGCGCACGGCCATCTCGCCGCGGTCGGGGTGGCCTTCCTGCTCGGCGCGGCGCTGTTGCGCGCGCTGCGGGGTCGAGACTATTTCGCAAGCCGCGCGGAGCCGAAGCTGATCGAGCTGCTCGATCTCGTCGCGCTCGGCACGGTCGCGGACGTGGCGCAACTTCGCGGCCTCAACCGCGCCTTCGTGACGCAGGGGCTGAAGGTGATGGCCGGGCGGCGCAATGCCGGGCTCGCCGCGCTCGCCGATGCCGCCCGCCTCGCCCGCGCGCCCGAATGCCGCGATCTCGGCTTCGCGCTCGGCCCTCGAATCAATGCCGGCGGCCGGGTCGGCAAGTCGGACCTCGGCGTGCGCCTGCTCACCACCGACGATCCCGCCGAGGCGCAGGCCATCGCGGCCGAGCTCGACCGCTTCAACGAGGAGCGCCGCGCGATCGAGGCGGCGGTGACGGAGGCGGCGGAGACATTGTCCGCGACCCAGGGCAATCGCGCCGTCGCTCTGGTCGCCGCGCCGGGTTGGCATCCCGGCGTGATCGGCATCGTCGCCGGGCGGCTGAAGGAGCGGCTGGGCCGCCCCGCCATCGTGATCGCGCTTGGCGAGGACGGGCTCGGCAAGGGCTCGGGCCGCTCGATTTTCGGGGTCGATCTCGGCGCGGCGGTGCTGGCGGCGAAGGACAGCGGTCTGCTCGTCGCCGGTGGCGGTCATCCGATGGCGGCGGGCCTCACCGTCGCGGACGACAAGGTGGACGCGTTTGCCGATTTTCTCGACGACCGGCTCGCCGCCGATGTCGCGCGCGCGCGCGAGGATCGCGCGCTGCTGCTCGACGCGTTGCTCGCGCCCGGCGGCGTCTCGCCCGATCTGTGCGATGCGCTGGAGGCGGGCGGGCCCTATGGCGCCGGCTGGCCGGGACCGCGCGTGGCCGCCGGGCCGGTCGCCATCGTCAAGGCGGACGTGGTCGGCGCCAATCACCTGCGCGTCATCGCCGCCGGCGACGACGGCCGGCGGATCAAGGCGATCGCCTTCCGCATGGCGGACAGCCCGCTCGGCGAAGCGCTGCTCGGGGCGCCGCCGCACCGCCGGTTCTGGCTTGCCGGGCGGATGAAGAAGGACGAATATAATGGCCGCGTCTCGGCCGAGCTCCATCTGGAGGACGCCGCCTGGGCCGACGCTTGA
- the clpS gene encoding ATP-dependent Clp protease adapter ClpS, with protein MSERRTFASDGNRTDDGDQGTGLGVATKTRTRTKSPSPYKVLMLNDDYTPMEFVVQVLQSFFKMGIEDATRVMLHVHQRGVGVCGIFPYEVAETKVAQVIDFARANQHPLQCTLEKA; from the coding sequence ATGAGCGAAAGACGGACATTCGCGTCGGACGGCAATCGGACCGACGATGGCGACCAGGGCACGGGCTTGGGCGTCGCCACCAAGACGCGCACTCGGACCAAATCGCCCTCGCCCTACAAGGTCCTGATGCTGAACGACGACTACACGCCGATGGAGTTCGTCGTGCAGGTCCTTCAGAGCTTCTTCAAGATGGGGATCGAGGACGCGACGCGGGTGATGCTCCACGTCCACCAGCGCGGCGTCGGCGTGTGCGGCATCTTCCCCTACGAGGTCGCCGAGACCAAGGTCGCCCAGGTGATCGACTTCGCGCGGGCGAACCAGCACCCGCTCCAGTGCACGCTGGAAAAGGCGTAA
- a CDS encoding extensin family protein codes for MRRLRRTIVTILLLALACLGALLLYGHARKHPQDMPWTSLDLTQPIGLFTGRKLADLAGEGPRCRALLTEAGVRHTALPARSDGAQCGYADAVRFTNGGSREIAWRPDGLGTSCAVAAALALWEWHVVQPAARRHFGRDIVRIEHFGSYNCRRLYGRDQGAWSEHATANAVDIAAFVLDDGTRVSLIGDWPDAGARGRFLREVRDGACDLFATVLSPDYNEAHRDHLHFDQAQRGAMGWRACR; via the coding sequence ATGCGAAGACTGCGCCGGACCATCGTGACGATCCTCCTCCTGGCGCTGGCATGCCTCGGCGCGCTGCTGCTCTACGGCCATGCGCGCAAGCATCCGCAAGACATGCCCTGGACGTCTCTCGACCTCACCCAGCCCATCGGCCTGTTCACGGGCCGCAAGCTCGCCGATCTCGCCGGCGAGGGGCCGCGTTGCCGGGCGCTGCTGACGGAGGCCGGGGTGCGCCACACCGCTTTGCCGGCGCGTAGCGACGGCGCACAATGCGGTTATGCCGACGCGGTGCGCTTCACGAACGGCGGATCGCGCGAGATCGCCTGGCGGCCGGATGGGCTGGGCACGAGTTGCGCTGTCGCCGCCGCGCTGGCGCTGTGGGAATGGCATGTCGTCCAGCCGGCCGCGCGGCGCCATTTCGGCCGCGACATTGTCCGCATCGAACATTTCGGCAGCTACAATTGCCGCCGCCTCTACGGCCGCGACCAGGGGGCGTGGAGCGAACATGCCACCGCCAATGCGGTGGACATCGCCGCCTTCGTGCTCGACGACGGCACGCGCGTCTCACTGATCGGCGACTGGCCGGACGCGGGCGCCAGGGGGCGCTTCCTGCGCGAGGTGCGCGACGGCGCCTGCGACCTGTTCGCCACCGTGCTGTCGCCCGATTACAACGAAGCCCACCGCGACCATCTCCACTTCGACCAGGCGCAAAGGGGCGCAATGGGCTGGCGGGCCTGCCGGTGA
- the glpX gene encoding class II fructose-bisphosphatase: MVKASHVLDRLLVMEMVRVTEAAAVAASKLIGRGDEKAADHAAVEAMRAALNTLDMDGTVVIGEGERDEAPMLYIGEKVGTSPGTGPRIDIALDPLEGTTITAKAGPNALAVLAIAEQGCLLNAPDVYMDKLAVGPGYPRGVIDLAKTPTDNVRAIAAAKGVDPSEIIVCVLDRPRHAALIAELRGLGCGVHLIPDGDVAGVIAVTDPDTTIDAYMGQGGAPEGVLAAAALRCVGGQFQGRLVFRNDAERARAAQWGVTDLDRIYQLEDLAQGDVIFAATGVTDGSLLEGVKRRKSCVTTESVVMRASTGTVRWVKGEHRRAPGEHCD, translated from the coding sequence ATGGTCAAGGCAAGCCACGTTCTCGATCGGTTGCTGGTGATGGAGATGGTGCGCGTGACCGAGGCGGCGGCGGTCGCGGCGTCCAAGCTGATCGGCCGTGGCGACGAGAAGGCGGCGGACCATGCCGCGGTCGAGGCGATGCGCGCGGCGCTGAACACGCTCGACATGGACGGCACCGTCGTGATTGGCGAGGGCGAGCGGGACGAAGCGCCGATGCTCTATATCGGCGAGAAGGTCGGCACTTCGCCCGGCACTGGCCCGCGCATCGACATCGCGCTCGATCCGCTGGAAGGTACGACGATCACCGCCAAGGCCGGTCCCAATGCGCTCGCCGTGCTCGCCATTGCCGAGCAGGGCTGCCTGCTCAACGCGCCCGATGTCTATATGGACAAGCTCGCCGTCGGGCCCGGCTATCCCAGGGGGGTGATCGATCTCGCCAAGACGCCGACCGACAATGTCCGCGCCATCGCCGCCGCCAAGGGCGTCGATCCGTCCGAGATCATCGTGTGCGTGCTTGATCGGCCGCGCCATGCCGCCCTGATCGCCGAATTGCGCGGGCTGGGCTGCGGCGTCCATCTCATCCCGGACGGCGATGTCGCGGGGGTGATCGCGGTCACCGATCCCGACACGACGATCGACGCCTATATGGGGCAGGGCGGCGCGCCGGAGGGCGTGCTGGCGGCGGCGGCGCTGCGCTGTGTGGGCGGCCAGTTCCAGGGCCGGCTGGTCTTCCGCAACGACGCCGAGCGCGCCCGCGCCGCCCAATGGGGCGTCACCGATCTCGACCGCATCTATCAGCTGGAGGATTTGGCGCAGGGCGATGTGATCTTCGCCGCCACCGGCGTCACCGACGGCTCGCTGCTCGAAGGCGTTAAGCGCCGCAAGAGCTGCGTCACCACCGAAAGCGTCGTGATGCGCGCCAGCACGGGCACCGTCCGCTGGGTGAAGGGCGAGCACCGCCGCGCGCCCGGAGAGCATTGCGATTGA